Proteins from one Humidesulfovibrio mexicanus genomic window:
- a CDS encoding PIN domain-containing protein yields the protein MSLFGMLLNWLRSKTGIISALFFLGLAGLVLANVFIRPHHAEFGLDAYPGFWAVFGLVGGLAMVIIMKKIVQPMISRGDDYYERNS from the coding sequence ATGAGCCTGTTCGGAATGTTGCTCAATTGGTTGAGGAGCAAGACGGGGATCATCTCCGCGTTGTTCTTCCTGGGGCTTGCGGGGCTTGTCCTGGCCAACGTGTTCATCCGTCCGCACCATGCGGAATTCGGGCTGGACGCGTATCCGGGCTTCTGGGCCGTGTTCGGCCTGGTGGGTGGGCTCGCCATGGTCATCATCATGAAAAAGATCGTCCAGCCCATGATCAGCCGGGGAGATGACTATTATGAGCGCAATAGCTAG
- a CDS encoding Na(+)/H(+) antiporter subunit D, protein MSAIASGFVHPSVGFYALALVLPFLPGKAWKWLLLIPPIVAIWSVMTIEPGLYGQASWLGQSLLFGRIDKLSLIFAQVFAVMSLIGMVYALHVEDKLQHIMACVYVGGAFGCTFAGDFLTLFVFWELMSIGSTFLIWLARNPISTKAGFRYFLYHTIGGLFLLIGLLMRYKAVGDFTFDHVIPAQMQVYDWMILLGFCVNAAVVPLHAWLPDAYPEGTVTGSVFMCAFTTKTAVYVLLRGFHGVEALAIAGTVMCVYGVLYACIENNARRILSYHIVSQVGYMVAGIGIGTAMTMNGAVAHAYAHILYKGLLFMGAGCLLYAAGTTKLDRLGGLVHRLPWVMALYMVAALSISGMPLFNGFISKTMTIAGAAEAHRYWLAIGMEVAAVGTFLSVGIKLPYFAFWAKPANDKMELKPIPANMYWGMAMGAALCIAQGLYPDMLYRYLPFEMEEAYHPWTVWHVLQALLLLGFSGLAFYITREVITPHAKTNLDFDYFYRLIGRGVMALVSKPLAWIDDRWTEAYRAVGLAGLLNLARGTVWFDTKGIDTVVDGSAYTVRNVGVIGAKVQTGRLQEYLGLAAALAVGIFALVWYLA, encoded by the coding sequence ATGAGCGCAATAGCTAGCGGTTTCGTCCATCCCAGCGTGGGCTTCTACGCCCTGGCGCTGGTCTTGCCGTTCTTGCCCGGCAAGGCCTGGAAATGGCTGCTCCTGATCCCGCCTATCGTGGCCATCTGGAGCGTCATGACCATCGAGCCGGGGCTTTACGGGCAGGCCAGCTGGCTGGGGCAGTCGCTCCTGTTCGGCCGGATCGACAAGCTCTCGCTGATCTTCGCCCAAGTGTTCGCGGTCATGAGCCTCATCGGCATGGTGTACGCCCTGCATGTGGAGGACAAGCTCCAGCACATCATGGCCTGCGTGTACGTGGGCGGGGCCTTCGGCTGCACCTTCGCCGGCGACTTCCTGACACTCTTCGTGTTCTGGGAGCTCATGAGCATCGGCAGCACGTTTCTCATCTGGCTGGCGAGAAACCCCATCTCCACAAAGGCGGGCTTCCGCTACTTCCTGTACCACACCATCGGCGGGCTTTTCCTGCTCATCGGCCTCTTGATGCGCTACAAGGCCGTGGGCGACTTCACCTTCGACCACGTGATCCCGGCGCAGATGCAGGTGTATGACTGGATGATCCTCTTGGGCTTCTGCGTCAACGCGGCTGTTGTGCCCCTGCACGCCTGGCTGCCGGACGCCTACCCCGAGGGCACGGTGACCGGCTCGGTGTTCATGTGCGCCTTCACCACCAAGACCGCGGTGTACGTGCTTCTGCGCGGGTTCCACGGGGTGGAGGCCCTGGCCATAGCCGGAACGGTGATGTGCGTGTACGGCGTGCTGTACGCGTGCATAGAGAACAACGCCCGGCGCATCCTGTCCTACCACATCGTTTCCCAGGTGGGCTACATGGTGGCGGGCATCGGCATCGGCACGGCCATGACCATGAACGGCGCGGTGGCCCACGCCTACGCGCACATCCTGTACAAGGGCCTTCTGTTCATGGGCGCGGGCTGCCTGCTCTACGCCGCGGGCACCACCAAGCTGGACCGCCTGGGCGGCCTGGTGCACCGGCTTCCCTGGGTCATGGCGCTCTACATGGTGGCGGCGCTCTCCATCTCCGGAATGCCGCTCTTCAACGGCTTCATCTCCAAGACCATGACCATAGCGGGCGCGGCCGAGGCCCATCGCTACTGGCTGGCCATCGGCATGGAGGTGGCCGCGGTGGGCACCTTCCTCTCGGTGGGCATTAAGCTGCCGTACTTCGCCTTCTGGGCCAAGCCCGCCAACGACAAGATGGAGCTCAAGCCCATCCCGGCGAACATGTACTGGGGCATGGCCATGGGCGCGGCGCTGTGCATCGCCCAGGGTCTGTACCCGGACATGCTGTACCGCTATCTGCCCTTTGAGATGGAAGAGGCCTATCACCCCTGGACCGTGTGGCACGTGCTGCAGGCGCTGCTGCTTCTCGGCTTCTCCGGGCTGGCCTTCTACATCACGCGGGAGGTCATCACCCCGCACGCAAAGACCAACCTGGACTTCGATTACTTCTATCGGCTCATAGGCCGGGGCGTCATGGCCCTGGTCTCCAAGCCCCTGGCGTGGATCGACGACCGCTGGACCGAGGCCTACCGGGCCGTTGGTCTTGCCGGTCTGCTGAACCTGGCGCGGGGTACTGTCTGGTTCGACACCAAGGGAATCGACACCGTGGTGGATGGCTCGGCGTATACGGTC
- a CDS encoding monovalent cation/H+ antiporter subunit D family protein — translation MTGIIESARVLLPVAFTLLAPLFIWLNRGNQNRREAMSFIAGALTFASVLSLAPQVLAGNIWKYTLFEIMPGITVTFMADGLSLIFGLVASFLWMLATSYNIGYMRSLDEHAQTRYYVCFAVAIFGAEGVALSANVFTLYLFYEVITVFTYPLVAHHQDDEGFGGARKYIVYLMGTSKLFLLPAMVMTYVLLGHLDFALGDVVTGMFPPDVVAKHPLAVTVTYVLYIAGIGKAALMPFHNWLPSAMVAPTPVSALLHAVAVVKAGVFCVCRIILSGFGVTVMDQLGLGIPTACVAAFTLTAASFIALTKDDLKARLAYSTVAQLSYVVCGVALLTPLAVQGGMAHIAHHAFSKITLFFAAGAIYVATHLKKISLMDGLGRKMPWTFGAFAIASLSMIGMPPVCGFVSKWYIVNGALQAGQIIIFLAFMLSTALNAGYFVPVIYRAFFREPRPEDDHFHHYKEAPLSMVIPLCATGAISVLLGLYPALFMDFVRVFGKF, via the coding sequence ATGACGGGGATCATCGAAAGCGCACGCGTTCTCCTGCCGGTGGCCTTCACCCTGCTGGCGCCGCTGTTCATTTGGCTGAACCGGGGCAACCAGAACCGGCGTGAAGCCATGAGCTTCATTGCCGGAGCTCTGACCTTCGCCTCGGTTCTGTCGCTGGCGCCGCAGGTTCTGGCCGGGAACATCTGGAAGTACACACTCTTTGAAATCATGCCGGGCATCACCGTCACCTTCATGGCCGACGGTCTGTCCCTCATTTTCGGCCTGGTGGCCTCGTTTTTGTGGATGCTCGCCACCAGCTACAACATCGGCTACATGCGCAGCCTGGATGAGCACGCCCAGACGCGCTACTACGTCTGCTTCGCCGTGGCCATCTTCGGCGCGGAGGGCGTGGCCCTGTCGGCCAACGTGTTCACGCTCTACCTCTTCTACGAGGTCATCACCGTGTTCACGTATCCGCTTGTGGCCCACCACCAGGACGACGAGGGCTTCGGCGGTGCGCGCAAGTACATCGTGTACCTGATGGGCACCTCCAAGCTCTTCCTGCTGCCGGCCATGGTCATGACCTACGTGCTCTTGGGCCACCTGGACTTCGCCCTGGGCGACGTGGTCACCGGCATGTTCCCGCCCGATGTGGTGGCCAAGCATCCGCTGGCCGTCACCGTCACGTACGTGCTGTACATCGCGGGCATCGGCAAGGCGGCGCTCATGCCGTTCCACAACTGGCTGCCTTCGGCCATGGTGGCCCCCACGCCGGTCTCCGCCCTGCTGCACGCTGTGGCCGTGGTCAAGGCGGGCGTGTTCTGCGTCTGCCGCATCATCCTCTCCGGCTTCGGGGTTACGGTCATGGACCAGCTGGGCCTGGGCATTCCCACGGCCTGCGTGGCGGCCTTCACGCTCACCGCCGCCAGCTTCATCGCGCTCACCAAGGACGACCTGAAAGCCCGGCTGGCGTATTCCACCGTGGCCCAGCTCTCCTACGTGGTCTGCGGCGTGGCGCTTTTGACCCCTCTGGCGGTGCAGGGCGGCATGGCGCACATCGCGCACCACGCCTTCTCCAAGATCACGCTGTTCTTCGCGGCAGGGGCCATCTACGTGGCCACGCACCTGAAGAAGATCAGCCTCATGGACGGGCTTGGACGCAAGATGCCCTGGACCTTCGGGGCCTTCGCCATCGCGTCCCTGTCCATGATCGGGATGCCGCCGGTGTGCGGCTTTGTCAGCAAATGGTACATCGTGAACGGGGCGCTGCAGGCGGGGCAGATCATCATCTTCCTGGCCTTCATGCTTTCCACGGCGCTGAATGCGGGCTACTTTGTGCCGGTCATCTACAGGGCCTTCTTCAGGGAGCCCAGGCCTGAGGACGACCACTTCCACCATTACAAGGAAGCGCCGCTGTCCATGGTGATTCCGCTGTGCGCCACGGGGGCCATCTCGGTGCTGCTGGGCCTGTACCCGGCGTTGTTCATGGACTTCGTCCGCGTGTTCGGCAAGTTCTAG